The proteins below come from a single Streptomyces tubercidicus genomic window:
- a CDS encoding FAD-dependent oxidoreductase yields MDYDVVVAGGGPVGLMLACELRLGGARVAVLERLTEMDPTIKGGAITRPSAEALYRRGMLPALAEVQRQAMDRFQAFMRERNGGDGGVAAGQGLGIVGHFAGIMLRADLVDRTEPGLGDAGPAAEIAFVAQQDIERLLGGRADELGVDVRRGVELTGFDADDGAVTVRTSHGAIRAGWLVGCDGGRSAVRKLAGFEFPGTEPEITCHQAVVEMTGVEDLKVGWTATDTGVYAHGPMPGRVVTVEFDGPPADRDAPVTTEDLQARLRRVSGVDVTITGVRTATRFTDHARQVTEYRKGRVLLAGDAAHVHSAFGSQGLSLGIGDAMNLGWKLAAVIGGRAPEGLLDTYDSERHPVGAWVLDWTRSQVAAMRPDPQSRALREIVSDLAETVVGTTYLTSRLNGGGVRYELPGEHPLTGRSAPDLELTDGSRLADHLHGGQALLLDLTDDPELRALAAGYAGRVGILTAGCPSRPELAAVLVRPDGFTAWAADARAHALTPTAGLAEALEEWFGVPEGAVR; encoded by the coding sequence GGACCCGACGATTAAGGGCGGGGCGATCACCAGGCCCAGCGCCGAGGCGCTCTACCGCCGAGGCATGCTGCCCGCGCTGGCCGAGGTGCAGCGGCAGGCGATGGACCGCTTCCAGGCATTCATGCGTGAACGGAACGGCGGGGACGGAGGCGTTGCCGCGGGCCAAGGGCTCGGGATCGTCGGGCACTTCGCCGGAATCATGCTGCGCGCCGACCTGGTCGACCGTACGGAGCCGGGCCTCGGCGACGCCGGACCCGCCGCCGAGATCGCTTTCGTGGCGCAGCAGGACATCGAGCGGCTGCTCGGCGGGCGGGCAGACGAGCTCGGCGTCGACGTGCGTCGGGGAGTGGAGCTGACCGGCTTCGACGCGGACGACGGGGCCGTCACGGTGCGGACCAGCCACGGGGCCATACGCGCCGGCTGGCTCGTGGGCTGCGACGGCGGCCGCAGCGCGGTCCGCAAGCTCGCGGGGTTCGAATTTCCCGGTACGGAACCGGAGATCACCTGTCACCAGGCGGTCGTGGAGATGACCGGCGTCGAGGACCTGAAGGTCGGCTGGACCGCCACGGACACCGGGGTGTACGCCCACGGGCCGATGCCGGGCCGCGTCGTCACCGTGGAGTTCGACGGGCCGCCAGCCGACCGGGACGCGCCGGTCACCACCGAGGACCTCCAGGCGCGGCTGCGCCGCGTATCCGGCGTGGACGTCACGATCACCGGGGTGCGGACCGCGACCCGCTTCACCGACCACGCCCGTCAGGTCACCGAGTACCGCAAGGGCCGGGTGCTGCTGGCGGGCGACGCGGCGCACGTGCACTCCGCGTTCGGGAGCCAGGGGCTGAGCCTGGGTATCGGGGACGCGATGAACCTCGGATGGAAGCTCGCCGCGGTGATCGGCGGCCGGGCGCCGGAAGGGCTGCTGGACACGTACGACTCCGAGCGGCACCCGGTCGGTGCGTGGGTCCTGGACTGGACCCGGTCCCAGGTCGCGGCCATGCGCCCGGACCCGCAGTCCCGGGCCTTGCGCGAGATCGTCAGCGACCTGGCGGAGACGGTCGTGGGCACCACGTACCTCACCTCGCGGCTCAACGGTGGCGGGGTGCGGTACGAGCTGCCGGGCGAGCACCCGCTGACCGGCCGCAGCGCCCCGGACCTCGAACTCACCGACGGCAGCCGCCTCGCGGACCACCTCCACGGCGGCCAGGCGCTCCTGCTCGACCTCACCGACGACCCGGAGCTCCGGGCCCTCGCTGCGGGGTATGCCGGCCGCGTCGGCATCCTGACGGCCGGCTGTCCGTCCCGCCCGGAACTAGCGGCGGTCCTCGTCCGTCCGGACGGCTTCACGGCCTGGGCAGCCGATGCGAGGGCGCACGCGCTGACGCCGACGGCCGGGCTGGCGGAGGCGCTGGAGGAGTGGTTCGGAGTGCCAGAGGGCGCGGTGCGGTGA
- a CDS encoding tetratricopeptide repeat protein, whose translation MTGADAFGTGDGGVSGSEMRNVISGGVFLDTVVQARHVTLQQSRPAIPALCGLPAPSPTFTGREAALAGLDEVLHPQGVATRVVPVAVVAGLGGVGKTELVVQAAQRAFRSHGWFPGGVLFVDLHGDDRRHRLAPDRALELLLRALGVSDDQTPSGLEERSQLYRSVLTSHAEHRGRVLVVLDNAGTSEQVRPLLPSDPDVATLVTSRRTLADLVNARLIELRALDGRDSVGLLRDAVRHARPGDTRVDEELREATNIARFCGHLPLALRIVSALLAEFPQRPLASIAHSLADTQRRLDRLKHGDMHVRAAFELSYQQLSQEHARALRLLARHPGPDICTESAAILLSAHQEGDSDDSAHSDGRSYDGVERILEDLARSHLIETGSEYGRWRLHDLVRLFAHELAEPDDSGMEGMTALLTHLIGVAYDATTHLRSERAPATRFETLKQALKWLDTEYPNLLALAPVAPTLPQAQLSFALLVALEDYLEHRRLYGDWVEFAKSALGGTGLDSLSEFWAQHTLGHALLNAGRYEETLAAATRTRVICHERQDWRGASMAEQQLASALSSLGRHDDAIEAHRRALLTRQGLEQDAEAAALHYFAGTLASADRLREAVEAEKLSLELWRELGEHRRTAKVLCALGDMYVRIGQLEESLSCCREGFSLLQELGDRREAAAAQYRLAVAFGRLNRGEEMVDAFAGAAELWHEVGDPPARAVALHSLGVTLRSMGRPVEAIRAHREGLTVGEERGDKRTQSEALTGLGLALADARDEADEADEGSGSEESEESERENEAVDAFMRSAALLRELGDREEAAATLNTAARYLRHLGRAQEADEVSEQAASLLSGGS comes from the coding sequence ATGACCGGCGCAGACGCTTTCGGTACGGGGGACGGGGGCGTATCCGGCTCGGAGATGCGAAATGTGATCAGCGGTGGGGTGTTCCTCGATACGGTGGTGCAGGCCCGGCATGTGACGCTGCAGCAGTCGCGGCCGGCGATTCCGGCGCTCTGTGGGTTGCCCGCACCGTCGCCGACATTCACCGGTCGTGAGGCCGCTCTCGCCGGACTGGATGAAGTGCTGCACCCGCAAGGGGTGGCCACAAGGGTCGTACCCGTCGCCGTGGTTGCCGGTCTCGGTGGGGTGGGGAAGACGGAGCTGGTGGTTCAGGCCGCGCAGCGGGCGTTTCGCAGCCATGGTTGGTTTCCGGGTGGGGTGCTGTTCGTCGATCTCCACGGTGACGACCGTCGGCACCGCCTCGCGCCCGACCGCGCGCTGGAGTTGCTGCTGCGCGCGCTGGGCGTGTCCGATGACCAGACGCCTAGCGGGCTGGAAGAACGGTCTCAGCTCTATCGATCAGTGCTGACCTCGCACGCGGAGCACCGGGGACGTGTCCTGGTCGTCCTGGACAACGCCGGAACCAGCGAGCAGGTCCGTCCCCTGCTGCCGTCCGACCCGGACGTCGCGACGCTGGTCACCTCCCGTCGCACCCTCGCCGACCTCGTCAACGCCCGGCTGATCGAGCTGCGCGCCTTGGACGGCCGGGACTCCGTCGGCCTCCTGCGAGACGCCGTTCGCCATGCCCGGCCTGGTGACACACGGGTCGATGAAGAACTCCGAGAAGCGACGAACATTGCACGATTTTGCGGGCACTTACCCCTGGCCCTACGGATTGTGTCGGCTCTTTTGGCGGAGTTCCCCCAACGGCCGTTGGCGTCCATCGCGCACAGCCTCGCTGATACACAGCGGCGGCTCGACAGGCTCAAGCATGGCGATATGCACGTACGCGCGGCATTCGAGCTTTCCTACCAGCAGCTGTCCCAAGAACACGCCCGAGCACTACGGCTGCTGGCCCGGCATCCCGGCCCTGATATCTGCACGGAAAGTGCCGCCATTCTGCTCAGCGCTCACCAGGAAGGCGACTCCGACGACTCTGCACACAGTGATGGCCGGTCGTACGACGGGGTCGAGCGGATACTGGAGGACTTGGCCCGTTCGCATCTGATCGAGACGGGATCCGAGTACGGCCGATGGCGCCTCCACGACCTCGTTCGCCTCTTCGCTCATGAGCTGGCGGAGCCGGATGACTCCGGGATGGAGGGAATGACGGCGCTGCTGACCCACTTGATCGGTGTGGCGTACGACGCCACCACGCACTTGCGGTCGGAGCGTGCTCCCGCCACCCGTTTCGAAACGCTCAAACAGGCATTGAAATGGCTCGATACAGAGTACCCGAACCTCTTGGCTCTTGCTCCCGTCGCCCCCACGCTTCCCCAAGCTCAGCTGAGCTTTGCCTTGTTGGTGGCGCTGGAGGACTATCTTGAGCACCGGCGCCTGTATGGCGATTGGGTCGAGTTCGCGAAGTCGGCTCTTGGGGGCACGGGACTCGACTCACTCAGTGAATTCTGGGCACAGCACACGCTGGGACACGCGCTCCTCAACGCCGGACGGTATGAGGAGACCCTTGCGGCTGCGACTCGGACGCGGGTGATCTGCCATGAGCGACAGGACTGGCGGGGCGCGTCCATGGCGGAGCAGCAACTTGCCTCGGCGCTGAGCTCGCTGGGGCGACACGATGATGCCATCGAGGCTCATCGCAGAGCCCTGTTGACCCGTCAGGGCTTGGAACAGGATGCGGAAGCCGCCGCGCTGCACTATTTCGCAGGGACACTGGCGAGCGCCGACCGGCTGAGGGAAGCAGTGGAAGCCGAGAAGCTGAGCTTGGAGCTTTGGCGGGAACTCGGTGAGCATCGACGAACGGCAAAAGTACTCTGCGCCCTGGGTGATATGTACGTCAGGATCGGGCAACTCGAAGAATCGCTTTCGTGCTGTCGCGAGGGTTTTTCCCTGCTGCAGGAGCTGGGTGACCGCCGTGAAGCAGCCGCGGCCCAGTACCGACTAGCAGTCGCATTCGGTCGGCTGAATCGGGGCGAGGAGATGGTGGATGCGTTCGCCGGCGCGGCCGAATTGTGGCATGAAGTGGGTGACCCGCCCGCCCGCGCTGTGGCTTTGCACTCTCTCGGCGTGACCCTCCGGAGCATGGGGCGGCCCGTTGAAGCGATCCGGGCGCACCGCGAGGGTCTGACGGTAGGTGAGGAACGTGGCGACAAGCGCACACAGAGCGAGGCGCTGACGGGTCTTGGTCTCGCTCTGGCAGACGCCCGCGACGAGGCCGACGAGGCCGACGAGGGCAGCGGGAGCGAGGAGAGCGAGGAGAGCGAGCGCGAAAACGAGGCCGTGGATGCCTTTATGCGAAGTGCTGCCCTGCTGCGCGAATTGGGCGACAGGGAGGAGGCGGCCGCGACGCTGAACACCGCTGCCCGTTACCTCCGCCATCTTGGGCGGGCTCAGGAGGCGGACGAGGTATCTGAGCAAGCCGCTTCGCTCCTCTCCGGCGGTAGTTGA
- a CDS encoding DedA family protein yields MDKVALTAAGLYAIVLLRAGGTFAVGWLAGAGARRGRLAERISTAKFRRVERAIQRWGAPVVAVSFLTVGFQTAANFLAGSMHMPLTRYLPALFVGGAAWALVYATAGIGALEVLARLFAEQTAMGVAAVTALLLMTVCGAMVYRRRKAGSTDRAAAADES; encoded by the coding sequence GTGGACAAGGTCGCGCTCACGGCTGCCGGTCTCTATGCCATCGTCCTGCTGCGAGCCGGGGGGACCTTCGCCGTCGGGTGGCTCGCGGGGGCCGGTGCCAGGCGTGGCAGGCTCGCGGAGCGGATCTCCACGGCCAAGTTCCGTCGCGTCGAGCGGGCGATCCAGCGGTGGGGCGCACCGGTGGTGGCCGTCTCCTTCCTGACCGTCGGTTTCCAGACCGCTGCCAACTTCCTCGCGGGCAGTATGCACATGCCCCTGACGCGCTACCTCCCGGCACTGTTCGTAGGGGGAGCGGCCTGGGCGCTGGTCTACGCGACGGCCGGGATCGGCGCACTGGAAGTGCTGGCACGGCTGTTTGCCGAGCAGACGGCGATGGGTGTGGCCGCGGTCACCGCTCTCCTCCTCATGACGGTGTGCGGCGCGATGGTCTATCGGCGGAGAAAGGCCGGCTCGACCGACCGCGCCGCCGCGGCCGACGAATCCTGA